Proteins encoded together in one Thermococcus gammatolerans EJ3 window:
- a CDS encoding NfeD family protein, protein MAGGKGVSLLKLIALIADEIIVGVFLLVVLPALGMGVPVLVTGLVLGVLLVKDVLIAPYVLGGGLEKRPKAGPESLVGRTAVVVDDLSPEGLVKLDGELWRARCFHGTARRGEKVRVVEVDGTKLLVELPASEEPR, encoded by the coding sequence ATGGCTGGAGGGAAGGGAGTAAGTCTGCTCAAGCTCATCGCGCTGATTGCAGACGAGATAATCGTTGGTGTTTTCCTTCTCGTTGTTCTTCCAGCCCTTGGAATGGGGGTACCGGTTTTGGTCACGGGGCTGGTTCTGGGAGTCCTCCTCGTCAAGGACGTTCTGATAGCCCCGTACGTGCTCGGAGGCGGGCTCGAAAAACGGCCCAAGGCCGGGCCAGAATCTCTCGTCGGCAGAACCGCTGTGGTCGTGGATGACCTCTCGCCGGAAGGCCTCGTGAAGCTCGACGGCGAGCTCTGGCGGGCAAGATGCTTTCACGGAACCGCGAGGAGGGGAGAAAAGGTTAGGGTTGTTGAAGTTGATGGAACTAAGCTCCTCGTTGAACTCCCAGCGAGCGAAGAACCTCGATAA
- a CDS encoding M48 family metallopeptidase has protein sequence MEVEVRHRPVRYARLEIKPDGRIVVTAPEGFDVEAFIKKHERWLRNRLRELEEVRRESARGFPFFGEFYRLELGNVRKVELRDGKLILPAERERARKALKELLRDKVAALVTLYSVLMGVSPGKIYIRNQRTKWASCSSRGNLSFNLRLAALPEKLIEYVVIHELAHLRYLDHSRAFWRFVGRFYPDYGTARRELRRWWGVIEVNEGWRWLEGRE, from the coding sequence ATGGAGGTTGAGGTTCGGCACCGGCCTGTCCGCTATGCGAGGCTCGAAATCAAACCCGACGGGAGAATCGTCGTGACGGCGCCGGAAGGCTTTGATGTGGAGGCGTTCATCAAAAAGCACGAAAGGTGGCTGAGAAACCGGCTGAGGGAGCTTGAGGAGGTAAGGAGGGAATCTGCGAGGGGCTTCCCGTTCTTCGGCGAGTTCTACAGGCTTGAGCTGGGGAACGTTCGGAAAGTTGAGCTCAGGGACGGCAAGCTAATCCTCCCGGCCGAGCGCGAGCGGGCGCGGAAGGCTCTGAAGGAGCTCCTGCGGGACAAGGTAGCAGCTCTCGTCACCCTCTACTCCGTCCTGATGGGCGTCTCCCCGGGCAAAATATACATCAGGAACCAGAGAACGAAGTGGGCGAGCTGCTCAAGCAGGGGAAACCTGAGCTTCAACCTCCGTCTCGCGGCTTTGCCCGAGAAACTTATCGAATACGTCGTGATCCACGAGCTCGCCCACCTGCGCTACCTCGACCATTCCAGGGCTTTCTGGAGGTTCGTGGGACGGTTTTATCCGGACTATGGAACCGCTAGGAGGGAGCTGAGGCGCTGGTGGGGAGTAATTGAGGTCAACGAGGGGTGGAGATGGCTGGAGGGAAGGGAGTAA
- a CDS encoding CoA-binding protein: MVNAIAVDGLTDDEVREILTRYRKIALVGASPKPERDANEVMRYLIEKGYEVYPVNPRYSEVLGRKCYPSVLDIPEEVEIVDLFVRPEFARDYVEQAIKKGAKVVWFQFGTFDEEAFRRAREAGLTAVAHRCIKQEHERLIG; this comes from the coding sequence ATGGTTAACGCGATTGCCGTCGACGGACTGACCGACGATGAAGTTAGGGAAATCCTGACGAGGTATCGGAAGATAGCCCTCGTTGGAGCCTCTCCGAAGCCCGAGCGCGACGCGAACGAGGTCATGCGCTACCTCATTGAGAAGGGCTACGAGGTCTATCCGGTCAACCCCCGCTACTCAGAGGTTCTCGGGCGGAAGTGTTACCCGAGCGTCCTCGACATCCCCGAGGAAGTCGAGATAGTTGACCTCTTCGTTCGCCCGGAGTTCGCGAGGGACTACGTTGAGCAGGCGATAAAGAAGGGTGCGAAAGTTGTCTGGTTCCAGTTCGGGACGTTCGACGAAGAAGCCTTTAGAAGAGCCAGGGAAGCGGGCTTAACCGCTGTCGCCCACCGCTGTATCAAGCAGGAACATGAGAGGCTTATCGGGTGA
- a CDS encoding secondary thiamine-phosphate synthase enzyme YjbQ yields the protein MLLSFEVSTTERFQIIDVTDEVQRLVWKGKLRHGIAVVFTKHTTTGLMINEPEKGLLEDIKAKMKELIPRGAGYKHDRIDSNAHSHLRASLFLNTELVVPVDEGELVLGTWQRILFVELDGPRHRKIMVMLCPCPEYPEEE from the coding sequence ATGTTGCTGAGTTTTGAAGTGTCCACGACTGAAAGGTTTCAGATCATTGACGTGACCGACGAGGTTCAGCGGCTCGTGTGGAAGGGGAAGCTGAGGCACGGCATAGCTGTTGTTTTTACAAAGCATACGACAACCGGCCTGATGATAAACGAGCCGGAAAAAGGACTTCTTGAGGACATCAAGGCCAAGATGAAGGAACTAATTCCGAGGGGTGCCGGTTACAAACATGACAGGATTGACAGCAACGCCCACTCCCACCTCAGGGCAAGCCTGTTCCTGAACACCGAACTAGTCGTTCCCGTTGATGAGGGCGAGCTGGTTCTCGGCACGTGGCAGAGAATACTCTTCGTTGAGCTCGATGGGCCGAGACACCGGAAGATCATGGTTATGCTCTGTCCCTGTCCTGAGTATCCGGAGGAGGAGTGA
- a CDS encoding ABC transporter ATP-binding protein gives MIEASDLKKYFGSIRALDGVTVEIPGGVNLIVGPNGGGKSTFFKIAAGVYRPTSGRIRVLGKDPWRDAEFKRKVGVSFDPAGFPPFVTGREWLELFAEYRGGNPDEVAELLGIDFLDRRIREYSSGMRKKLSLAQALVGDPELVMIDEPLANLDFEAMGRVVEIIKTLRKETNFLLISHIWEPLLPVVDRVYVIAGGRLVAQGEVTEMKEVLRNLYSLSFTSQ, from the coding sequence TTGATCGAGGCGAGTGATCTGAAAAAGTACTTCGGGAGCATTAGGGCTCTCGACGGCGTGACCGTTGAGATTCCCGGGGGAGTAAACCTTATCGTCGGCCCAAACGGCGGCGGAAAGAGCACGTTCTTCAAGATAGCGGCCGGAGTCTACCGCCCGACCTCCGGCAGAATAAGGGTTCTCGGAAAGGATCCCTGGAGGGACGCGGAATTCAAGAGGAAAGTCGGTGTCTCCTTCGATCCAGCGGGTTTCCCGCCCTTCGTCACGGGCAGGGAGTGGTTGGAACTCTTCGCTGAATACAGGGGCGGCAATCCGGATGAGGTGGCGGAACTGCTCGGCATCGACTTCCTCGACAGGAGGATCCGAGAGTACTCTTCGGGAATGAGGAAGAAGCTGAGCCTCGCTCAGGCTTTAGTTGGTGATCCCGAGCTGGTTATGATCGATGAACCTCTGGCTAACCTCGACTTTGAGGCCATGGGTAGGGTCGTGGAGATAATCAAAACCCTGAGAAAGGAAACCAACTTTCTGCTGATAAGCCACATCTGGGAGCCTCTCCTGCCAGTGGTCGACAGGGTCTACGTTATAGCAGGCGGAAGGCTGGTGGCGCAGGGAGAAGTAACTGAAATGAAGGAAGTGCTGAGAAACCTCTACTCCCTCTCCTTCACATCACAGTAA
- a CDS encoding prenyltransferase, whose product MFWLLIREIIETAEVIRDPYLRATTYAKIGERLARVRDAKFKLVFLKAIETTREIDDPVKTFRALLSIGYSMKKAGLRSAKKIYQRVLEDSRELPDPVRDDLMVLAARYMLGLGEINEAIIYAMEVKNPSLRDTVLLQIIRRNTSLIGTEKVRVAYRIRKSKMALENISTEPHRSKALIEIMKSYFLLSSYENGIATIREIEQREWAKYAFKEALFFLKERGVIEKYVPNLKELAKYLVGKFGDDFKIELGVAFALAEEPVEAADLLRKLDGDKALVEVAIRLLEVAPRYLPSFIRVLNEREATEVGRALMNRFLENPDEGEWETIRAIWERSRSEEIRVKIARYSLVKGDIDGAMKVVEHIENERLRSIVLADIAHRLLKMGDVSRAIDVALEVRDPKFSSILIAEILIGALDREIEAKVIVNGKAKNHS is encoded by the coding sequence GTGTTTTGGTTGCTCATCCGTGAAATAATCGAGACGGCTGAAGTCATCCGCGATCCTTATCTCCGGGCAACCACGTATGCTAAAATCGGGGAGCGGCTCGCCCGGGTCAGGGATGCGAAATTCAAGCTAGTTTTTCTAAAGGCAATCGAGACCACGAGGGAGATTGATGATCCCGTCAAGACCTTCAGGGCGCTCCTCTCAATAGGGTATTCTATGAAGAAGGCAGGCCTCCGCTCTGCAAAAAAGATCTACCAGAGGGTTCTTGAGGACTCGCGCGAGCTCCCGGATCCGGTTAGGGATGACCTCATGGTTCTCGCGGCGCGCTACATGCTCGGTCTTGGCGAGATAAACGAGGCCATAATCTACGCGATGGAGGTCAAGAACCCCTCCCTCAGGGATACCGTTCTCCTCCAAATAATACGAAGGAATACCTCCCTCATAGGCACCGAGAAGGTCAGGGTTGCCTACAGGATACGGAAGAGCAAAATGGCCCTCGAAAACATCTCTACGGAACCCCACCGCTCGAAGGCTCTCATTGAGATAATGAAGTCGTACTTCCTCCTGAGTAGCTACGAGAACGGGATAGCCACGATCAGGGAGATTGAGCAGAGGGAGTGGGCCAAGTACGCCTTTAAGGAGGCCCTGTTCTTCCTCAAGGAGAGGGGGGTTATTGAGAAGTACGTTCCAAACCTCAAGGAACTCGCCAAGTATCTCGTTGGGAAGTTTGGGGATGATTTCAAGATAGAGCTGGGCGTTGCCTTTGCACTCGCAGAGGAACCCGTTGAGGCGGCGGACCTGTTGAGGAAGCTCGACGGTGACAAAGCCCTCGTTGAAGTCGCCATCAGGCTCCTTGAGGTTGCCCCGAGGTACCTCCCCTCGTTCATCCGCGTTCTGAACGAGCGCGAGGCGACAGAAGTTGGAAGGGCCCTCATGAACCGCTTCCTTGAGAACCCCGACGAGGGGGAGTGGGAAACGATCAGGGCGATATGGGAGCGCTCCCGGAGCGAGGAGATCAGGGTTAAGATAGCGCGCTATTCCCTCGTCAAGGGCGACATAGACGGCGCCATGAAGGTCGTTGAGCACATAGAGAACGAAAGGCTCCGCTCGATAGTCTTGGCAGATATAGCCCACAGGTTACTCAAGATGGGGGACGTTTCAAGGGCTATTGACGTTGCCCTTGAAGTTAGGGATCCGAAGTTCTCTTCCATTCTGATAGCTGAAATCCTGATCGGAGCCCTTGACAGGGAGATAGAGGCCAAGGTGATAGTCAATGGAAAGGCTAAGAATCACTCTTAG
- a CDS encoding M55 family metallopeptidase, with amino-acid sequence MRAFISVDLEGLPHVVSREHLFVKGALYSEARRIATEVVKTAAEALYQNGFDEVVVADSHGPMVNVIPEEMPDYVELVRGFPRPLSMVAFAKGSDAAIFLGYHAKAGTGYATFDHTYSGSTIDRLEINGIEVSEFLLNAYLLGSWGVPVILVGGDARLIEDVKKFAPWAVGIAFKESLSRYAAKSPSLGKVKALLKAGVTEAVIKLEEGEAKPLKAKEPVEVKLRFLSSAFADAAELLPIIERIDGKTVRFEAETVEDAYRIVELLILAGAGVNAIATR; translated from the coding sequence ATGAGGGCGTTTATCTCGGTTGACCTGGAGGGCCTTCCCCATGTCGTCAGCAGGGAGCACCTCTTCGTTAAGGGGGCCCTGTACAGCGAGGCCCGGAGGATAGCGACTGAAGTCGTCAAAACCGCGGCCGAGGCCTTATACCAGAACGGTTTTGACGAGGTTGTGGTGGCTGACAGTCACGGCCCCATGGTGAACGTCATCCCGGAGGAGATGCCGGACTACGTGGAGCTCGTGAGGGGCTTTCCTAGGCCCCTGAGCATGGTCGCCTTCGCGAAGGGAAGCGATGCGGCAATTTTTCTCGGCTACCACGCTAAGGCGGGAACAGGCTACGCAACCTTCGACCATACATACAGCGGCTCGACCATTGATCGGCTCGAGATAAACGGAATCGAGGTCAGCGAGTTCCTCCTCAACGCGTACCTCCTCGGTAGCTGGGGGGTTCCAGTGATACTTGTCGGTGGGGACGCGAGGCTCATAGAGGATGTCAAAAAGTTTGCCCCTTGGGCGGTTGGAATAGCCTTCAAGGAGAGCCTCTCCCGTTACGCCGCCAAGAGCCCGAGCCTTGGGAAGGTGAAGGCTTTACTCAAGGCTGGTGTTACGGAGGCGGTCATCAAGCTTGAGGAAGGAGAAGCAAAGCCCCTAAAGGCAAAGGAACCCGTTGAGGTTAAGCTTCGCTTCCTGAGCAGCGCCTTCGCCGACGCGGCTGAACTGCTGCCCATCATCGAGCGCATTGACGGGAAGACAGTCAGGTTCGAAGCGGAGACGGTTGAAGATGCCTACCGGATCGTTGAACTGCTGATCCTCGCCGGGGCGGGCGTCAACGCGATAGCAACGCGGTAA
- a CDS encoding ABC transporter permease: MKGLFKWELSEHLRVSMLVAGIPTLLMVLTSDLLSHGRAFSYSTGGSIGGGSEGMPLSKSPTGSVILSTFGLNHFWILLSIFIIIMSAMIFRADREGGYAQAIFTLPISKKKLFGTKFLVLLVYSLLLLYFPMFLFLAMAFASVPNLFSGLFGWESFRHLLVFALYFALYSASLSVLVSLVLPNSSQAIMISFILILLPSFLGLNLPPFSFVTAIPKYLGQAFSSGYVLQGVVVPAVFVALSLALVERRDVV; the protein is encoded by the coding sequence TTGAAGGGGCTCTTTAAGTGGGAGCTCTCCGAGCACCTGAGGGTTTCAATGCTCGTCGCTGGGATTCCTACCCTCCTGATGGTTCTGACCTCAGACCTGCTGAGTCATGGCAGGGCGTTTTCTTACTCAACCGGAGGGTCCATCGGCGGGGGAAGCGAGGGGATGCCCCTTTCCAAGAGCCCAACGGGGAGCGTTATTCTCTCCACCTTTGGACTGAATCACTTCTGGATCCTCCTCTCGATCTTTATAATCATCATGAGCGCCATGATCTTCCGGGCCGACAGGGAGGGCGGCTACGCCCAGGCGATATTCACCCTCCCCATTTCAAAGAAAAAGCTCTTTGGAACCAAGTTCCTGGTTCTTCTCGTGTACTCGCTCCTCCTGCTGTATTTCCCAATGTTTCTGTTCCTTGCGATGGCCTTCGCCAGCGTCCCCAACCTCTTCTCCGGGCTCTTTGGCTGGGAGAGCTTCAGGCACCTGCTGGTCTTTGCCCTGTATTTCGCCCTATACTCGGCTTCTCTGTCGGTGCTCGTCTCCCTCGTGCTTCCAAACTCCTCCCAGGCCATAATGATATCCTTCATACTGATCCTCCTTCCCAGCTTCCTCGGCCTCAACCTCCCGCCCTTCAGTTTCGTCACCGCCATCCCCAAGTATCTGGGTCAGGCCTTCAGTTCGGGTTACGTCCTCCAAGGAGTCGTCGTCCCGGCGGTTTTTGTTGCGCTTTCCCTAGCGCTGGTAGAAAGGAGGGATGTGGTTTGA
- a CDS encoding diacylglycerol/polyprenol kinase family protein, whose translation MGLSKRELIRKLWHVSPGILGAPIILFTPRWVTLLVVWSLAFLYTLQHLKLRRGWKFTVPIAELSYRTMAREDERDNFLGSFLFWVTMGIICTVFPKLMALSALWVSTFGDCFNAITGQALGGPRIPWNRKKTLIGSATMFIVSVLVLWTAHSVLSLDPSWSLITGVALVATALESLPLRSAYDEFTVPFATAFLLWLAYGGSLLSPVW comes from the coding sequence ATGGGTTTGAGCAAGAGGGAGCTAATAAGAAAGCTCTGGCACGTTTCGCCCGGAATCCTCGGGGCGCCGATAATACTCTTCACGCCGAGATGGGTTACCCTGCTTGTGGTCTGGTCGCTGGCTTTCCTCTACACGCTCCAGCACCTCAAGCTCAGGCGGGGCTGGAAGTTCACCGTTCCGATAGCGGAGCTGAGTTACCGGACGATGGCGAGGGAAGACGAGCGCGACAACTTCCTCGGGAGCTTCCTCTTCTGGGTGACGATGGGGATTATCTGCACGGTCTTTCCGAAGCTCATGGCGCTCTCGGCCCTATGGGTCTCGACTTTCGGCGACTGCTTCAACGCCATAACTGGACAGGCTCTCGGTGGGCCGAGGATTCCCTGGAACCGGAAGAAGACCCTAATCGGAAGCGCAACGATGTTCATTGTTTCAGTTCTGGTCCTCTGGACTGCCCACAGTGTTCTCTCGCTCGACCCAAGCTGGAGCCTTATCACTGGCGTCGCCCTTGTCGCTACTGCCCTTGAGAGCCTTCCCCTCCGCTCGGCCTACGATGAGTTCACGGTTCCCTTCGCGACAGCTTTCCTCCTGTGGCTCGCCTACGGCGGGTCCCTGCTGTCGCCGGTGTGGTGA
- a CDS encoding helicase C-terminal domain-containing protein, translating into MTELEYLPYEPRPHQLEFIELVRGAVERGENVIIEAPTGFGKTVSVLAGVLPVAKELGFKVLYLARTHRQMDRVIEELKAINRKARVSGVEMRSRKELCLHNYLREYTSDAYTAMVVCKNLRKSGKCQFYENEKKKKAEVEELTRFFLETPGHPAEILNYAETLEVCPYDVTRMIAYKADVIVASYLYALNPTIRENFMTYLDLDYSDLIVIFDEAHNLPDQAISALSDRMSIHTVNRAIKEADEYREHEIANFLSIFGKGLEILYSEKLGSRDVEETPIAPELVFGHVMNVLGLDTRWLVKTLNEMVAVGDSIREDRINKNKPPRSYIGRVGEFLLLWLSLIGRDDYLFLLTRERGLSLELVALDPSKALTFIRDVQSAVFMSGTLTPLEAFRDVMDIENARLKKFPRMVKRENAQVLVAKDVSTRGEERSLDLYRRMTEYIVEAVKLIPKNVGVFTASYEVLQGLLSANLQVRLEETGKAIFIERQGTSSAENDAMVASFKAHARGNGAVLLGVMGGRNSEGQDYSGDEMNGVILVGIPYARPTPRVQAQIRYFERKFPGKGRYYGYYLPAHRKLVQAAGRVHRSAEEKGSIIILDYRVLWRNVRKDFPDWMVETMKPVDLARMRLYLRRFWGTPTKG; encoded by the coding sequence ATGACTGAACTCGAGTACCTACCCTACGAACCACGTCCGCACCAGTTGGAGTTCATCGAACTGGTTAGAGGGGCAGTTGAGAGGGGCGAGAACGTTATCATCGAGGCCCCAACTGGCTTCGGAAAGACCGTGAGCGTTCTGGCTGGAGTTCTTCCGGTAGCCAAGGAGCTGGGCTTCAAGGTTCTCTACCTGGCCAGAACCCACAGGCAGATGGACAGGGTTATAGAGGAGCTCAAGGCAATAAACCGGAAGGCGCGGGTCTCGGGGGTTGAGATGAGAAGCAGGAAAGAGCTGTGCCTCCACAACTACCTGAGGGAATACACCAGCGACGCTTACACCGCCATGGTGGTCTGCAAGAACCTGCGGAAGAGCGGGAAGTGCCAGTTCTACGAGAACGAGAAGAAGAAAAAGGCGGAAGTCGAGGAACTCACGCGCTTCTTCCTCGAAACTCCCGGACATCCGGCCGAGATCCTGAACTATGCCGAGACCCTTGAGGTCTGCCCCTACGATGTCACCAGGATGATAGCATACAAGGCTGACGTCATCGTTGCGAGCTACCTCTACGCCCTCAACCCCACGATACGGGAGAACTTCATGACCTACCTTGACCTCGATTACTCCGATTTGATAGTCATCTTTGACGAGGCCCACAACCTGCCGGATCAGGCCATCTCGGCTTTGAGCGACAGGATGAGCATCCACACCGTGAACAGAGCAATCAAAGAGGCAGATGAGTACAGGGAGCACGAGATAGCCAACTTTCTCAGCATATTCGGGAAGGGCCTGGAGATCCTGTACTCGGAGAAGCTCGGCAGCCGCGATGTTGAGGAAACCCCCATAGCGCCGGAGCTCGTGTTCGGCCACGTCATGAACGTCCTCGGGCTCGATACCCGGTGGCTCGTTAAGACCCTCAACGAGATGGTGGCGGTCGGCGATTCAATAAGGGAGGACAGGATAAACAAGAACAAGCCGCCGAGGAGCTACATTGGAAGGGTTGGGGAGTTCCTTCTCCTGTGGCTCTCGCTGATCGGACGGGACGATTACCTCTTCCTCCTCACCAGGGAGAGGGGGTTGAGCCTTGAACTAGTTGCTCTGGACCCCTCGAAGGCTTTGACATTCATCCGCGACGTCCAGAGCGCGGTTTTCATGTCCGGCACACTCACCCCTCTGGAGGCATTTCGCGACGTGATGGACATCGAGAACGCCAGGCTGAAGAAGTTCCCGCGCATGGTGAAGCGCGAAAACGCCCAGGTTCTCGTTGCCAAAGACGTATCCACGCGCGGTGAGGAACGCTCCCTCGACCTCTACCGGAGGATGACGGAGTACATAGTTGAAGCCGTCAAGCTGATCCCCAAGAACGTCGGCGTCTTCACGGCCTCTTACGAGGTTCTCCAGGGCCTCCTGTCTGCGAACCTTCAGGTCAGGCTTGAGGAGACCGGAAAGGCCATCTTCATCGAGAGGCAGGGGACGAGCTCTGCTGAGAACGACGCGATGGTGGCGAGCTTTAAGGCCCACGCGAGGGGCAACGGTGCAGTTTTGCTCGGCGTTATGGGAGGGAGAAACAGCGAGGGACAGGACTACTCGGGCGACGAGATGAACGGTGTGATCCTCGTTGGGATTCCATACGCGAGGCCCACACCGCGCGTCCAGGCCCAGATAAGGTACTTCGAGCGCAAGTTCCCTGGAAAGGGCCGCTACTACGGCTATTACTTGCCGGCCCACAGGAAGCTCGTTCAGGCCGCCGGAAGGGTTCACCGCTCGGCGGAGGAGAAGGGCTCGATAATAATCCTCGACTACCGCGTCCTCTGGAGGAACGTTAGAAAGGACTTCCCCGACTGGATGGTAGAAACTATGAAACCCGTTGATCTCGCGAGGATGCGGCTGTATCTGAGGAGGTTCTGGGGAACCCCGACTAAGGGTTAG
- a CDS encoding SPL family radical SAM protein: MKVEVIKRRAKSLYTRSRIPGVSWSANQYVGCSFACPYCYAKNVVREFGEREWGSWVIAKINAPELARKHVSGKIVMSTVSDPYQPVEAKLKLTRATLRFMDKRNELSILTKSPLVTRDIALFKLFRSIEVGLTLNSFDGREKSLLEPLTPVMKARVNALQKLHEEGIRTYTFVSPIIPGVTDVSRIVKETRGFVDYYFFEVLNLKKAGNEFQETLRSEFPESYCILTSEELFGAFISELRDEVRSLGIKTEGIETHFRGWGFVRI, from the coding sequence ATGAAGGTTGAGGTCATAAAGCGGAGGGCCAAATCCCTCTACACCCGTTCGCGAATTCCCGGCGTTTCGTGGAGCGCCAACCAGTACGTCGGCTGTTCCTTCGCCTGTCCATACTGCTACGCCAAAAACGTAGTCCGGGAGTTTGGGGAGAGAGAATGGGGGAGCTGGGTGATAGCCAAAATCAACGCGCCCGAGCTAGCGAGAAAGCACGTTTCCGGGAAAATCGTGATGTCCACAGTAAGTGACCCCTACCAGCCTGTTGAGGCCAAACTTAAGCTTACCAGAGCGACGCTCCGGTTCATGGACAAGAGGAACGAGCTTTCAATCCTTACCAAATCGCCCCTAGTTACGAGGGATATTGCCCTTTTCAAGCTCTTCCGCTCGATTGAGGTCGGCTTAACCCTCAACTCCTTCGACGGCCGGGAAAAGTCCCTCCTGGAACCCTTGACACCGGTTATGAAAGCCCGCGTAAACGCCCTTCAGAAGCTCCACGAGGAGGGAATACGGACTTACACCTTCGTTAGCCCAATAATCCCTGGAGTTACAGACGTTTCGAGGATTGTTAAGGAAACGCGTGGTTTTGTCGATTACTACTTCTTCGAAGTTCTAAACCTCAAAAAGGCCGGAAATGAATTTCAGGAAACGCTCCGCTCCGAGTTCCCTGAGAGCTACTGCATCCTAACCAGCGAAGAGCTCTTCGGGGCCTTCATCTCGGAGCTCCGCGACGAGGTTCGTTCGCTGGGGATAAAAACGGAGGGCATAGAGACGCACTTTAGAGGTTGGGGGTTTGTGCGGATTTAA
- a CDS encoding PIN domain-containing protein — protein MVFLLSGRLISPEFAISELEEHKEEVLRKAKIDKGTFQGMLEILREHVIFVPEEFYSEFIPLALEICPDKDDADFVALSLKVNAPLWSNDRRLKEIREIKVLNTGEVLKLLGITR, from the coding sequence CTGGTATTCCTCCTCTCAGGAAGACTAATCAGCCCTGAGTTTGCGATTTCAGAACTGGAAGAACACAAGGAAGAAGTTCTTCGCAAAGCCAAAATAGATAAGGGGACTTTCCAGGGAATGCTCGAAATTCTGAGGGAACACGTTATTTTCGTCCCAGAAGAGTTCTACTCAGAGTTCATACCCCTTGCGCTGGAGATATGCCCCGACAAAGATGACGCCGACTTCGTTGCCCTCTCCCTCAAGGTGAACGCTCCACTGTGGAGCAATGACAGAAGGCTAAAGGAGATTAGAGAGATTAAAGTCCTGAACACCGGAGAGGTACTGAAACTGCTCGGCATCACCCGATAA
- a CDS encoding TRM11 family SAM-dependent methyltransferase, which produces MYGVILGKNPELSRAEFYSFGRRFGLKVKLLEEHSNWLLIEARPSIERHFRWLGGSLKLVRIVGEGEEAIKDLEYAKLFTVSLYGRDDWRLWRKLGSAVKREFKQEGPAKFFKPAKVYSMPAELILKGFPEVKDVVFLFRDDGSFLVGETVKVTDPFELKKLDVERPVQRPILSIPPRLARIMVNLTEVRRGLFLDPFCGIGTVLQEFVLQGLPAYGSDRDPERVREARKNIEWLRREFRLKNSARIEVCDARKLKRCFRERFDAIVTEPYLGKPLKRNPGRGEAIKLANELDRLYFSVFESFSEVLKRNGRVVFVFPAYRLRDGSIYRKERRWLGKLGFEVLGRYPDYEERHRLVRDIHVIRKRG; this is translated from the coding sequence ATGTACGGGGTAATTCTTGGCAAGAATCCAGAGCTGAGCAGGGCGGAATTTTACAGTTTCGGCAGGAGATTCGGTCTAAAGGTTAAACTACTCGAGGAACATTCTAACTGGTTGCTCATCGAGGCAAGACCCTCGATAGAGAGGCATTTCCGGTGGCTCGGAGGTTCCTTAAAGCTTGTCAGAATCGTCGGCGAGGGGGAAGAGGCGATAAAAGACCTCGAATACGCCAAGCTCTTCACGGTAAGCCTCTACGGGAGGGACGACTGGAGGCTCTGGCGGAAGCTGGGAAGCGCCGTAAAGAGGGAGTTCAAGCAGGAGGGCCCTGCCAAGTTCTTCAAGCCCGCTAAGGTTTACTCCATGCCGGCAGAGCTGATTCTAAAGGGCTTTCCTGAAGTTAAGGACGTCGTTTTCCTGTTCCGCGACGACGGGAGCTTTCTGGTTGGCGAGACGGTTAAGGTTACCGATCCCTTCGAGCTGAAGAAGCTCGACGTGGAAAGACCGGTTCAGAGGCCAATCCTCTCGATTCCACCGAGGCTCGCTCGAATAATGGTGAACCTCACCGAGGTGAGGAGGGGCCTTTTCCTTGACCCATTCTGCGGTATCGGAACTGTCCTTCAGGAGTTCGTCCTCCAGGGGTTGCCCGCTTACGGGAGCGACCGCGACCCCGAGAGGGTTAGGGAAGCACGTAAAAACATCGAGTGGCTCAGGCGGGAGTTCAGGCTCAAGAACTCGGCGAGGATAGAGGTCTGCGACGCGAGGAAGCTGAAGCGCTGTTTCCGCGAGAGGTTCGATGCCATAGTCACCGAGCCCTACCTCGGGAAGCCCCTGAAGAGGAACCCGGGCAGGGGAGAGGCGATAAAGTTAGCGAACGAGCTGGACAGGCTGTACTTTTCGGTCTTCGAGAGCTTCTCCGAGGTTTTGAAGAGGAACGGAAGGGTCGTCTTCGTCTTCCCCGCCTACAGGCTGAGGGACGGGAGCATCTACCGGAAGGAGCGGAGGTGGCTCGGTAAGCTGGGCTTCGAGGTTCTGGGGAGATATCCTGACTACGAGGAGAGGCACAGGCTCGTTAGGGATATTCACGTGATAAGGAAGAGGGGCTAA